The Desulfofundulus luciae genome contains the following window.
CCGCCAAAAATCTCCTCGGTAAATTCGAAGGGTGCATCAGCCAGGGGCTCCAGGCGCAGCCAGACGTGACCGTATTGACCGCGACCGCCGGTTTGCTTCTTGTGCTTGCCCTCCACCTTTACTTCGGCGCGAATGGTTTCCCGGTAGGGCACTTTCGGAGAATCCATGGTTACATCCACGCCGTATTTACGCTTTAACCTCTCAAGCAGGATATCCAGGTGCAACTCTCCCATACCGGTGAGCAGGGTCTGCTTTGTTTCCGTGTTTTTCTCCACCCGGACGGCGGGATCTTCCTCCAGCAACTTGGACAGGGCATCACCCAGTTTATCTTCGTCGCCTTTGCTCTTGGGCTGGATGGCTACCGTCAGGGTTGGTTCGGGGAAGTTGATCCCCTCCAGCTTGACGGGACGATCCTTATCACACAGGGTGTCGCCCGTACTGGTGTCCTGCAGTTTGACCAGCACGGCGATATCGCCCGTGGGTACCTCGGTGGTGGGAGTGGAGTTTTTGCCCCGTACGTAGAGGATCTGTCCGATCTTCTCTTGTTTTTCCTTGGTGCTGTTGAGCACGACGGTATCACTCTTCAGTGTTCCGGTAAAAACGCGGATAAAGTTCATTTTGCCCACGTAGGGGTCGGCCAGTGTCTTAAAGATCAGGCCGGAGAAGGGAGCTCCTTCCTCTACCGGCGGGGCTGGGCAGTTTTTTACCAGGAAGTCCATGAGGTTGGTCACACCCATGTTTTTCGTGGCTGAGCCGCATAAAATGGGGACTACCTTGCCCGCAATAACTCCCTTTTGCAGGCCCTGTTTAATTTCCTCACTGCTTAATTCTTCCCCTTCCAGGTACTTCATCATCAATTCATCGTCAGCTTCCACCGCCGCCTCGATCAACTTTTCCCGGTAGGAGGGAATTTCTGAGGCCAGATTGTCGGGAACGGCCACTTCCTTGGGTTTGCCATTTTCAAAAGAGTAGGCCTTTTGTTCCACCAGGTCTACAATCCCGGTAAAATCATTGGCCTGGCCGATGGGCAGTTGAATGGGGGCGAAATTGGCATTGAACTTGGCCTGCAGATCATCCAGTACTTTATAGAAATTGGCGTTTTCCCGGTCCATTTTGTTAATGAAGACTATCCGGGATTGAT
Protein-coding sequences here:
- the fusA gene encoding elongation factor G, with translation MKNYQTSQIRNIGVIAHGGAGKTSLVEAMLFNTGAITRLGRVEDGTTTADYHPEEINRQVTIHTSLVPCEWQNCKLNILDTPGYSDFIGEVRGVLRVVETALFVVSAVDGVEVQTEVIWDLVEQGNQSRIVFINKMDRENANFYKVLDDLQAKFNANFAPIQLPIGQANDFTGIVDLVEQKAYSFENGKPKEVAVPDNLASEIPSYREKLIEAAVEADDELMMKYLEGEELSSEEIKQGLQKGVIAGKVVPILCGSATKNMGVTNLMDFLVKNCPAPPVEEGAPFSGLIFKTLADPYVGKMNFIRVFTGTLKSDTVVLNSTKEKQEKIGQILYVRGKNSTPTTEVPTGDIAVLVKLQDTSTGDTLCDKDRPVKLEGINFPEPTLTVAIQPKSKGDEDKLGDALSKLLEEDPAVRVEKNTETKQTLLTGMGELHLDILLERLKRKYGVDVTMDSPKVPYRETIRAEVKVEGKHKKQTGGRGQYGHVWLRLEPLADAPFEFTEEIFGGAVPKQYIPAVEKGVREAMQEGVLAGYPVTGVKVVLYDGSFHPVDSSELAFKIAASMAFKKGQQQAKPVLLEPIMEVEVTVPENFMGDIISDFNTKRGRILGMEAAGKNSRVKALVPLAEMYRYAIDLKSMTQGRGSFRMKFSSYEEVPARLAEEIIKKAKAAEAEK